The Triticum urartu cultivar G1812 chromosome 5, Tu2.1, whole genome shotgun sequence genome contains the following window.
GTCAAAAAAACCCAGAAAACCCCGTTTGAAAAGCTGGAAAGGCATGCGGAAAAAAAATCCGGAGGGAGCACCCAAAGGgcgacacgtggcgaatggcAAGGTGCACGCCAAGTGGCgttgatcgttgcgaggctcccgaaggagcgctcaTTAACTAGTTGCTCTCTTTACCTTTTGATTTTTTTTGGGTTTATATCATTTTTGTTCCCTCctttattttttgtttgttttctggttttcttttttctatttttattccttttcatgtttcttttatttttcttatttcttatttttctttttccttctctttttATTATTCTTTTTCCAAGcattttttcaaattcgtgatCCTTTGttatatcatgaatattttttcaacgTGCGAACATATTTTAACTTCATGAATATATTTTTACAAATTTGTGATCATTATTTCAGAAAACATAAAGAAAACTCAAAATCGTGAGCAGTTTTTGAAATCTTGAACAACTATTTGAAATCATGTTTTTTAGTTTGCATATATTGGTATGAAGTCGTGAGcatttttaaattcatgaacattttagTAAATTCACAAATATCTTTGAAATTGTACAAAAGTTACGATTTCACATACTGTTTTTTGTGAACTTTTTCTTTAAGTCGTGATTTTTTTTGGATCGAGGATCTGTATTGAAATTCATTAATATTTTTTTTTTCACAAACATTATTGAAATATGAATATTTGTGAGTGAaccaacatttttttaataaatGAACTTGTTTTATAAACAGTTTTTAAAGTTCATGAAATATTTTTTGAGTTCGCAAACATTTGCTCAAATTCACGAACAGTTTTTTTGAATATGGAgttattttttaaaatttgaacaTTTGTTACCATTCAGAGcattttttcaaaatcatgaacaCTTTATGAATATGCAAACTTTTTTAAAAATCACAAACAATTTTTTGAATCCACGATCATTTATGATTTCTTGATTATTTTTTCTGAAAATTAATATTTTTCAATATTTGAAACCTTTTGAATTCCCAAGATATttaaagaagaaaaacaaaaacagaaagaaaaaaaacaagaCAAAACGAATTGAAAAAAAGAAACAGGGGGCATCCAGCCCCGCACAAGGGCTGGCCCTAAATGGCGCGGGGGTAGTGGGTGCGCGCTGCACCCCTTTTCAGTTCACCCACCTGAATATACTAAAAAGGGTCAATATGCCAGAAGGCTGATCCAGTTTATAAGAAAATCGAATAAAAAATTTAACAAGTTTGTCCACATGAGTTAGATTTTTTAGGAGTGAATCCATGTTAAAAGCTTTGTGTATTTTACAATGAAAGGGGTAAAGCACGATGAAAAATTTGTCTACACAAGATAATAGTAATCGCGCGCAGGTCTGATTTCTTTTTATGGTATAATAGACTTTATTTCTCATAAAATAGTCATGTTAGTTACAAGAAGATGAGACACAAAATCAGCGATTAAGTTTTCCCAAGAACCAGAAGATCGACTATCAAATGAGTTTCTTGCCAAACTATCAGCAAACTTGGTTTGCTTCCGGAAAGCAATGCTGTAATTTAATCGCAGCTTTAATCGAGAGCAAGCACTCACACAGTCGCCAAACTGACCGAAACCTGGCAGGATTTGCCTCACCTGACGACCTCTCTGAGATGTGACAGGTTGTTGTTTGGTTTAAAACCTGAAGTTCTGGACATGACCCTGGCAACATGCAGCTGATTAGCCTGGCTAGCATACAGGCAGGTTGATTAGCCTGGTCTGGTCTAGGCCGATAGAATGGGATGCAGCTCAGCCATCAAATCTATTTATTTAATATTTAAAGTATTTGTCTCAGGCCAGGTTTGCAACCAAACAAAAAAAAAGTTGTACGTACAGCTGCCTGGCCAGGCAAAAGTCCTCGTAACCATACATGAGTCCAATTGGGATAGAAGTTCCAAATTATCTGCTTTTTGACCAAGAAAAAAGCTTGTCACAGGCAACAGCCTAACAATCACGGGGAGTTACCACTTGTAATCGAAGCCATACAGATAAAATAAAGACAGACTACATTTGTTATGATAGCGATATAAATGCAGCTAGAGGTAGAACACGAAACATCTATGGCTCGACGGTAGTCACTTGCTGCCATTCACCGTCCACAGCTTCTTTCCACAGGGTCACATTGTTGTTGCCATCAGAGACCGCCAGTATGTTTCCTGTCAGCGACCATGACAACCTCCAAACAGGGGTTCTGAAATCATTCAGAACCCTGCCTTCCCATTGCTCGCCTTCTTTCGGCGCTGTCCAGATGACTACAGTTCCATCCTGAGAGGCGCTGGCGATTGTGGACTTTGGGAGGCCTAGGTTTGGAGCCCAGGCGACGTCTCTCACCCAGTCCCTGTGCATCTGAAGGGCTGGGAAGCAGTCCATCCTCCAACTTCCGTTGGTGAGCTTCCACACCTTGACAGTGTTGTCACAGCCACCAGAAGCAAGTTTCTGAACATATTCAAACTGCCCAGAAGGCCCTGGGCTGATTAGGGCACCAGGGGCCATCGCTGGAGCCCAGGAAACAGAGGTCACGCCCACTGGATGAGCCTGGTCGATGCGCGTCGTCTCCCACCCACCATCAGAACGAGCTGTGAAGACTGAAATGTTCCCATCAGATGAACCACAAGCCAAGCAGATGCCGAGTTCATGAGGCGCCCAAGCAATGGAATTTACAGAAGACTTGTGCTCAGTGAAAGTGTGAAACTGTGTCCACTCATCAGGTTTGCCCCCTTCTTTCCATATTATAACCCGCCCATCATAGCTGCAGGATGCAAGCATGGAACCATACTTAGGATGAGCCCACGCGACTTGCCAAACTGGGCCCTGGTGTCCGCTCAAAGTAGCAAGTTGCTGCTGCGAGGTGCCACTTACGCCAATGATCTTTATTGTGTTATCAGAGGATGCAGTGGCGAGGCGCTTCCCGTAGTAATCCATCGCGATGTCATGCACCACATCCTGGTGCCCAGTCTCTATCTTATGAGGAGGCATTGTTCCAATTACGTAACGTCAGCTTTTAAGTGTTAACCAAATGTTATTCGTTGACCACCTCAGGCTCCTATCTGATAGTAACAGAAACCTAACATTTAAAGAACATTACGTCAAAGAATAAAGCAGAGTAAAATTTAAATAGTACCATTCGTTGAAACAAGTAGCATAGTTGCATTTGTACATACGGAGCTGGGTGTGTTTCATTTTAAAAAGAAACagttactccctctgtaaagaaatataagagcatttagatcactaaagtagtgatctaaacgctcttatatttatGAACAGAGGGGGTACATGTTATAATTTGTAACAATGCTGATGTTACAGTTATAAGTCTAACAATTTTGGCACACCAAGATCAATACACTAATTTGCTACCAGCATATCAAATGTCAATACAACATTGTTTCCTAAAATCACAAAATGAATCATCTAACTGCTTATGAGACTGATGAGTGTGACTGCCTGACTAATACTTATATACCATCTATACAAAATTAGCCTAATAAACTAGGAATTCTGGAAAACAATATAGTACTCACAGTTAGAAATAAAGAGATATCGACACCCCCAGCAGATACAGATATGCTAAACTTAATTCACATCTCTTGTAGTATACATGCATGAAATGGGATGGTATTACGACAAAACAATGTCCAGCTAGTTCAGTACTAGATATTGTTCACTTGAACATCTTACGACAAAGGAAGAAAGAGCAGTAAGACAGTGGCACTAGAATGATGACATCTTTCACAGCAATTAAGAATTTTGAAGAAGAAATTCATGTGCTGGCTGTATAACATGGACTATTTGGAGATGCGGTTAGGTGGTGTATAAAGTAGAAATATAACATGCAACAAAAAATTGTCCACTTATTGTTGCAACCCACAAACCACTGATGTTTACTACAATTAAATTAAAAACTACCACAATAGGCCGAAATagataatactccctccgttccataatacTTGTCGTCGTATGAACTAAGACCACGACAAGatttatggaacggagggagtagaaaacaacTGTAATAGCACTAACTTTAGAAGCCCCTCCCCCCGACCCAAAAAGAGGACAATTTGAGTTGAAAATTTTAAAGTAAAAAAGCATACATGCAAAATGGTGCTACTGAAAATCCAATCTCCAAATGAAACAACCAAAATAATAACCAGATGGAATAATAACGCTAGATAGCTGTTGTAGGCTTCTATTTGTCCATTTACACATTCACCTTTTATTGATCCAAACAAACGAAAACAAATAAACTTCCCAACATGTAGCTGCAGCCATGAGGCTTCATGGTTATGTTA
Protein-coding sequences here:
- the LOC125511228 gene encoding protein transport protein SEC13 homolog B-like, which codes for MPPHKIETGHQDVVHDIAMDYYGKRLATASSDNTIKIIGVSGTSQQQLATLSGHQGPVWQVAWAHPKYGSMLASCSYDGRVIIWKEGGKPDEWTQFHTFTEHKSSVNSIAWAPHELGICLACGSSDGNISVFTARSDGGWETTRIDQAHPVGVTSVSWAPAMAPGALISPGPSGQFEYVQKLASGGCDNTVKVWKLTNGSWRMDCFPALQMHRDWVRDVAWAPNLGLPKSTIASASQDGTVVIWTAPKEGEQWEGRVLNDFRTPVWRLSWSLTGNILAVSDGNNNVTLWKEAVDGEWQQVTTVEP